In Hyla sarda isolate aHylSar1 unplaced genomic scaffold, aHylSar1.hap1 scaffold_422, whole genome shotgun sequence, the following proteins share a genomic window:
- the LOC130334001 gene encoding zinc finger protein OZF-like isoform X3, giving the protein MDKDRNEMTKRILHFTLEILHLLTGEGGDLTNNKVEDEEERMRGHHPCMREVKEEIPGGVTPENPSKNSEGNFMLSLNDKGEDEDMMERSSGEDLLTPNVHPDLSYNNPPDHGEPSPDQPHIVTTRTDQEHGKGLYCEECGKQFIKKSGLVTHRKIHRRKKQYVCSECGKCCKCPAELIIHERIHTGEKPYSCSECGKCFISKSDISKHERTHTREKPYSCSECGKRFKQKSYFVTHERIHTGETSYSCSECGKCFQNRSHLTIHKKIHTGEKPYSCSECGKCFISKSELVIHERIHTGEKPYSCTECGKCFKSKSELFIHERIHTGARPYSCSECGKCFTKLSHLSKHERTHTGEKPYSCSQCGKSFITKSELVIHERVHTGGKPYSCSECGKCFKQKSHLSKHEITHTGEKPYSCSECGKFFKQKSYLVIHKRIHTGEKPYSCSECGKCFIQKSQLSVHERIHTGD; this is encoded by the exons ATGGAcaaggacaggaatgagatgactaagagaatattacacttcaccttggagatcctccacctgctgaccggagag gggggagatctgactaataataaagtggaggatgaagaagagaggatgaggggccatcacccgtgtatgagggaagtgaaggaggaaattccaggaggtgttaccccag aaaatcccagtaagaattctgagggaaacttcatgttatccctgaatgataaaggagaagatgaagatatgatggagcgctcctcaggagaagacctccttacccctaatgtccatccagatctatcctataataatccacctgatcatggggaaccttctcctgaccaaccacacattgttaccacaaggacagaTCAGGAACATGGGAAAGGTTTATATTGTGAGGAATGTGggaaacaatttataaaaaaatcaGGTCTTGTGACACACAGAAAAATTCACAGAAGAAAGAAGCAGTAtgtgtgttcagaatgtgggaaatgctgtAAATGCCCAGCAGAGCTTAtaatacatgagagaattcatacaggagagaagccatattcatgttcagaatgtgggaaatgttttataagtAAATCAGATATTTCAAAACATGAGAGAACTCACAcgagagagaagccatattcatgttcagaatgtggtaagcgttttaaacaaaaatcatactttgTTACACATGAGAGAATCCACACAGGAGAGAcgtcatattcatgttcagaatgtgggaaatgttttcaaaatagatCACATCttacaatacataaaaaaattcacacaggagaaaagccatattcatgttcagaatgtgggaaatgttttataagtAAGTCAGAGCTTGTTATACATGAAAGAATTCACacgggagagaagccatattcatgtacagaatgtggtaaatgttttaaaaGTAAATCAGAGCTTTTTATACATGAAAGAATTCACACGGGAGCgaggccatattcatgttcagaatgtgggaaatgttttacaaaatTATCACATCTTTCAAAACATGAGAGAacccacacaggagagaagccatattcatgttcacaatgtggtAAAAGTTTTATAACTAAGTCAGAgcttgttatacatgagagagttcacacaggagggaagccatattcatgttcagaatgtggtaaatgttttaaacAAAAATCACATCTTTCAAAACATGAgataactcacacaggagagaagccatattcttgttcagaatgtggtaaattttttaaacaaaaatcatatcttgttatacataagagaattcacacaggagagaagccatattcatgttcagaatgtggaaaatgttttatacaAAAATCACAACTTTctgtacatgagagaattcacactggAGACTGA
- the LOC130334001 gene encoding zinc finger protein OZF-like isoform X2: protein MEEWEYVEGHKDLYQDIVMMEDHRPLTSQDGVIDRNPPERCPCPLYSQDCPEGNVPENNQGGDLTNNKVEDEEERMRGHHPCMREVKEEIPGGVTPENPSKNSEGNFMLSLNDKGEDEDMMERSSGEDLLTPNVHPDLSYNNPPDHGEPSPDQPHIVTTRTDQEHGKGLYCEECGKQFIKKSGLVTHRKIHRRKKQYVCSECGKCCKCPAELIIHERIHTGEKPYSCSECGKCFISKSDISKHERTHTREKPYSCSECGKRFKQKSYFVTHERIHTGETSYSCSECGKCFQNRSHLTIHKKIHTGEKPYSCSECGKCFISKSELVIHERIHTGEKPYSCTECGKCFKSKSELFIHERIHTGARPYSCSECGKCFTKLSHLSKHERTHTGEKPYSCSQCGKSFITKSELVIHERVHTGGKPYSCSECGKCFKQKSHLSKHEITHTGEKPYSCSECGKFFKQKSYLVIHKRIHTGEKPYSCSECGKCFIQKSQLSVHERIHTGD from the exons atggagtcattgatagaaatccacccgagaggtgtccctgtcctctgtattcccaggactgtccagagggaaatgtcccagagaacaatcag gggggagatctgactaataataaagtggaggatgaagaagagaggatgaggggccatcacccgtgtatgagggaagtgaaggaggaaattccaggaggtgttaccccag aaaatcccagtaagaattctgagggaaacttcatgttatccctgaatgataaaggagaagatgaagatatgatggagcgctcctcaggagaagacctccttacccctaatgtccatccagatctatcctataataatccacctgatcatggggaaccttctcctgaccaaccacacattgttaccacaaggacagaTCAGGAACATGGGAAAGGTTTATATTGTGAGGAATGTGggaaacaatttataaaaaaatcaGGTCTTGTGACACACAGAAAAATTCACAGAAGAAAGAAGCAGTAtgtgtgttcagaatgtgggaaatgctgtAAATGCCCAGCAGAGCTTAtaatacatgagagaattcatacaggagagaagccatattcatgttcagaatgtgggaaatgttttataagtAAATCAGATATTTCAAAACATGAGAGAACTCACAcgagagagaagccatattcatgttcagaatgtggtaagcgttttaaacaaaaatcatactttgTTACACATGAGAGAATCCACACAGGAGAGAcgtcatattcatgttcagaatgtgggaaatgttttcaaaatagatCACATCttacaatacataaaaaaattcacacaggagaaaagccatattcatgttcagaatgtgggaaatgttttataagtAAGTCAGAGCTTGTTATACATGAAAGAATTCACacgggagagaagccatattcatgtacagaatgtggtaaatgttttaaaaGTAAATCAGAGCTTTTTATACATGAAAGAATTCACACGGGAGCgaggccatattcatgttcagaatgtgggaaatgttttacaaaatTATCACATCTTTCAAAACATGAGAGAacccacacaggagagaagccatattcatgttcacaatgtggtAAAAGTTTTATAACTAAGTCAGAgcttgttatacatgagagagttcacacaggagggaagccatattcatgttcagaatgtggtaaatgttttaaacAAAAATCACATCTTTCAAAACATGAgataactcacacaggagagaagccatattcttgttcagaatgtggtaaattttttaaacaaaaatcatatcttgttatacataagagaattcacacaggagagaagccatattcatgttcagaatgtggaaaatgttttatacaAAAATCACAACTTTctgtacatgagagaattcacactggAGACTGA
- the LOC130334001 gene encoding zinc finger protein OZF-like isoform X4 produces MRGHHPCMREVKEEIPGGVTPENPSKNSEGNFMLSLNDKGEDEDMMERSSGEDLLTPNVHPDLSYNNPPDHGEPSPDQPHIVTTRTDQEHGKGLYCEECGKQFIKKSGLVTHRKIHRRKKQYVCSECGKCCKCPAELIIHERIHTGEKPYSCSECGKCFISKSDISKHERTHTREKPYSCSECGKRFKQKSYFVTHERIHTGETSYSCSECGKCFQNRSHLTIHKKIHTGEKPYSCSECGKCFISKSELVIHERIHTGEKPYSCTECGKCFKSKSELFIHERIHTGARPYSCSECGKCFTKLSHLSKHERTHTGEKPYSCSQCGKSFITKSELVIHERVHTGGKPYSCSECGKCFKQKSHLSKHEITHTGEKPYSCSECGKFFKQKSYLVIHKRIHTGEKPYSCSECGKCFIQKSQLSVHERIHTGD; encoded by the exons atgaggggccatcacccgtgtatgagggaagtgaaggaggaaattccaggaggtgttaccccag aaaatcccagtaagaattctgagggaaacttcatgttatccctgaatgataaaggagaagatgaagatatgatggagcgctcctcaggagaagacctccttacccctaatgtccatccagatctatcctataataatccacctgatcatggggaaccttctcctgaccaaccacacattgttaccacaaggacagaTCAGGAACATGGGAAAGGTTTATATTGTGAGGAATGTGggaaacaatttataaaaaaatcaGGTCTTGTGACACACAGAAAAATTCACAGAAGAAAGAAGCAGTAtgtgtgttcagaatgtgggaaatgctgtAAATGCCCAGCAGAGCTTAtaatacatgagagaattcatacaggagagaagccatattcatgttcagaatgtgggaaatgttttataagtAAATCAGATATTTCAAAACATGAGAGAACTCACAcgagagagaagccatattcatgttcagaatgtggtaagcgttttaaacaaaaatcatactttgTTACACATGAGAGAATCCACACAGGAGAGAcgtcatattcatgttcagaatgtgggaaatgttttcaaaatagatCACATCttacaatacataaaaaaattcacacaggagaaaagccatattcatgttcagaatgtgggaaatgttttataagtAAGTCAGAGCTTGTTATACATGAAAGAATTCACacgggagagaagccatattcatgtacagaatgtggtaaatgttttaaaaGTAAATCAGAGCTTTTTATACATGAAAGAATTCACACGGGAGCgaggccatattcatgttcagaatgtgggaaatgttttacaaaatTATCACATCTTTCAAAACATGAGAGAacccacacaggagagaagccatattcatgttcacaatgtggtAAAAGTTTTATAACTAAGTCAGAgcttgttatacatgagagagttcacacaggagggaagccatattcatgttcagaatgtggtaaatgttttaaacAAAAATCACATCTTTCAAAACATGAgataactcacacaggagagaagccatattcttgttcagaatgtggtaaattttttaaacaaaaatcatatcttgttatacataagagaattcacacaggagagaagccatattcatgttcagaatgtggaaaatgttttatacaAAAATCACAACTTTctgtacatgagagaattcacactggAGACTGA